The genomic stretch CGAGGCTCCCGCCGAGGCGTGATCCCCGGGGGCGCGAGTCCCCAGGATGTAACTGACAAGGAAGAGCGACGTTCCACCGTGCCCGGTTTTGCGACCGGGCACCGGAACGCCACTGACGAGGAGATAACGGCGCTATGCCGAAGAACAAGTCGCACAGCGGTGCCAGCAAGCGCTTCAAGGTCACCGGCTCCGGCAAGGTGCTCCGTGAGCGCGCCGGCAAGCGCCACCTGCTTGAGCACAAGTCGTCCCGCGTGACGCGTCGCCTCACCGGCAACGCCGAGATGGCCCCGGGCGACGCCAAGAAGATCAAGAAGCTTCTCGGCAAGTGACGCATCGGCGCCCAGGCGCCGTACGTCAGGACCGGGACCCAATCGAATTCGGGCCGTGTGAGGACACCCACGGCCCCGCTACAAGGAGTTAACAAGTGGCACGCGTCAAGCGGGCAGTCAACGCCCACAAGAAGCGCCGGGCGATCCTGGAGCAGGCCTCCGGCTACCGCGGTCAGCGTTCGCGCCTGTACCGCAAGGCCAAGGAGCAGGTCACCCACTCGCTGGTCTACAACTACAACGACCGCAAGAAGCGCAAGGGTGACTTCCGCCAGCTGTGGATCCAGCGCATCAACGCCGCTGCCCGCGCCAACGGCATCACGTACAACCGCTTCATCCAGGGCCTGAAGGCCGCCAACGTCGAGGTCGACCGCAAGATCCTCGCCGAGCTGGCCGTGAACGACGCCACCGCGTTCGCCGCGCTGGTCGAGGTCGCGCAGAAGGCGCTGCCGGCGGACGTCAACGCCCCGAAGGCGGCGTGACGCTGCGCTCGGCTTGAGCCGACGTCACTCGGACCCGCGGGCTTTGGCCTGCGGGTCCGTTGCATTGTCCATGGAACGTGATTGCCGAAAGTGATGCGCATGCCTTCCGCCAGCCCCGAGCTGATCTCCCCCCGTTCCCCCCGGGTCGCCGCCGCGCGGCGGCTGGCCAAGCGGAACTTTCGGGGGAAGGAGCGGCTGTTTCTGGCCGAGGGGCCGCAGGCGGTGCGGGAGGCGGCCGGGTTCGAGGACACGCTCGTCGAACTGTTCGCCACCGTCGAGGCAGCGGAGCGGTACGCCGACATCATCGCCGAGGCCCGCGCCGTCGGGGCCCGGGTGCATCTGGCGTCCGAGCAGGTCATCGCCGATATTTCGACCACCGTCACGCCGCAGGGGCTGGTCGGTGTGTGCCGGTTCCTCGACACCTCCTTCGAGGAGATCCTCGCCGCCCGGCCGAGGCTCGTCGCCGTGCTCGCCCATGTGCGCGACCCCGGGAACGCGGGGACCGTGCTCCGGTGCGCCGACGCGGCCGGTGCCGAGGCCGTCGTACTGACCGACGCCTCCGTCGATCTCTACAACCCCAAGGCCGTACGCGCATCCGTCGGATCGCTGTTCCATCTGCCCGTGGCCGTGGGAGTGCCGGTCGAGCGGGCCGTCGCCGGGCTCAAGGACGCCGGGGTGCGCATCCTCGCCGCCGACGGGGCCGGGGAGGACGATCTCGACGACGAGCTGGACAAGGGAACGATGGGCGGGCCGACCGCCTGGGTGTTCGGCAACGAGGCCTGGGGGCTTCCGGAGGAGACCCGCGCGCTCGCGGACGCCGTCGTGCGCGTACCGATCCACGGGAAGGCCGAGAGTCTGAACCTCGCCACCGCCGCAGCCGTATGTCTCTACGCGTCGGCCCGTGCACAGCGCGCCTCCGGAGGGTGCCGCTCCGTCACCGAGAGCTAGTAGGGTGACCAGCTCGGGGCCCCTCAGCCGTTCTGAGAGGTGGGGTACGGGGATGAGTGTCGGCACGAGCAGCGCACCGGGAGCACGGGACGTGCGTCGCCCGCCCGCGCCCCGGTCCGGTGAGCTCGCCGAGCTCGGTCTCGACCCCGACGACCTCCCCGACGGACTCGTCGTCGCCGACGAGCAGGGGCGCGTCGTCTGCTTCAACGCCGCCGCCGAGCGCATCACCGCCGTCTCCGCCGCCGAGGCCCTCGGGCAGCGGCTGGAGGAGGCCCTGCCGTTAGAGGATCTCGAGGGCCGCCGCTGGTGGCAGCTGACCGATCCGTACGGCGGACTGGCGATCCGGGTGCGCCAGCCCGAGCGGAATCTGCTGCTGCCGGGCGGTCGGGAAGTGCTGGTGTCCGTGCGGTACGTGCGTGCCGAGCCCACCGGTCCCGTCCGCCGCGTCGTCGTCTCCCTCCGGGACACCGAGGCCCGCCGCCGCACCGAGCGCAGCCATGCCGAGCTGATCGCCACCGTCGCCCACGAGCTGCGCTCGCCGCTCACCTCCGTCAAGGGCTTCACCGCGACCCTCCTCGCCAAGTGGGAGAGGTTCACCGACGACCAGAAGCGGCTGATGCTGGAGACCGTCGACGCCGACGCCGACCGCGTCACCCGGCTCATCGCCGAGCTGCTGGACATCTCGCGGATCGACTCGGGCCGCCTTGAGGTCCGGCGCCAGCCCGTCGACATCGGTGCGGCCGTGGGACGGCACATCCAGGCGTACGTCGCTGCCGGACAGCCCGCCGACCGGTTCCTGCTGCGCCTTGAGCAGCCGCTGCCCGATCTGTGGGCCGACCCCGACAAGGTCGACCAGGTGCTGAGCAACCTGCTGGAAAATGCGGTGCGGCACGGCGAGGGAACCGTCACGATTGACGTCACGCCCACGGCGTCCCCCCGAGAGGGCGAGGACACCGGCACGTCGGTCACGGTGAGCGACGAGGGGTCCGGCATCCCGGAGGAGTCCATGAACCGCGTCTTCACCCGCTTCTGGCGGGGCAGCAAGCGCGGCGGCACCGGCCTCGGGCTCTACATCGTCAAGGGCATCGTCGAGGCCCACGGCGGCACCATCACGGTCGGCCGCGCCGTCAGTGGCGGCGCCGAGTTCCGATTTACGTTGCCCGTGGCCGCACCGGCGTATCTCGCCTGACGGCCACGGGCGCATTCGCCCAGCCTCACCCCGTTAGACTCGGCCTTTGGCACCTTTGTGTCCTGCTCACGGCCCACCGCGCCGGTCACGGGGACCATCCGCCAGCCAATCGGAAGCACGGGAAGAGATGTCGGCACCCAATAAGTCGTACGACCCTGTCGAGGTCGAGGCGTTGAAACCGGAAGAGATCGAGCGCATGCGGGACGAGGCGCTCGCCGCCTTCGCCGCCGCGGACTCCCTCGACGCGCTCCAGGAGGCCAAGGTCGCCCACACCGGCGGCACCTCCCCGCTGGCCCTCGCCAACCGCGAGATCGGCGCCCTGCCCCCGCACGCCAAGGCCGCCGCGGGCAAGCTCGTCGGCCAGGCCCGAGGCGCCGTGAACAAGGCGCTCGCCGGTCGCCAGAGCGAGCTGGAGGCCGAGCGCGACGCGCGCGTGCTGGTCGAGGAGGCGGTGGACGTCACGCTGCCCCACGACCGGGTACCGGCCGGCGCCCGCCACCCGCTGACCACGCTCTCGGAGCGCATCGAGGACATCTTCGTGGCCATGGGCTACGAGGTCGCCGAGGGCCCCCAGGTCGAGGCCGAGTGGTTCAACTTCGACGCCCTCAACATCGGCCCGGACCACCCGGCACGCGGCGAGGCGGACACCTTCTTCGTCGAGGGCCCCAAGGGCGGCACCGAGTCCGGTGTCGTGCTGCGCACCCACACCTCGCCGGTGCAGATCCGCTCGCTGCTCGACCGTGAGCTGCCGGTCTACGTGATCTGCCCGGGTCGCGTGTACCGCACCGACGAGCTGGACGCCACCCACACCCCGGTCTTCCACCAGGTCGAGCTGCTCGCCGTGGACGAGGGCCTCACCATGTCGGACCTCAAGGGCACCCTGGACCACATGGTCCAGTCCCTGTTCGGCGAGGGCATGAAGACCCGGCTGCGGCCGAACTTCTTCCCCTTCACCGAGCCGTCCGCCGAGATGGACATGCTCTGCTACGTCTGCAAGGGCGAGTCCGTCGGCAACCCCGACCGGCCCTGCCGCACCTGCTCCAGCGAAGGCTGGATCGAGCTGGGCGGCTGCGGCATGGTCAACCCGCGGGTGCTCACCGCCTGTGGGGTCGACCCGGAGAAGTACAGCGGCTTCGCCTTCGGGTTCGGCATCGAGCGGATGCTGATGTTCCGCCACAACGTCGAGGACATGCGAGACATGGTCGAGGGTGACATCCGGTTCACCCGGCCGTTCGGGATGGAGATCTGATGCGGATCCCGCTTTCTTGGCTGCGGGAGTACGTCGACCTGCCGGCGACGGAGACCGGCCGTGACGTACAGGCCAAGCTCATTTCGGCCGGACTCGAGGTCGAGACCGTCGAGCAGCTCGGCGACGGCCTCAAGGGCCCCCTGGTCGTCGGACAGGTGCTGACCATCGAGGAGTTGACGGAGTTCAAGAAGCCGATCCGCTTCTGCACCGTCGACGTCGGCCAGGCCAACGGCACCGGTGAGCCCCAGGAGATCGTCTGCGGCGCCCGGAACTTCCAGGTCGGCGACAAGGTCGTCGTGGTCCTCCCGGGCGCCGTGCTGCCCGGCGGCTTCGCGATCTCCGCGCGCAAGACCTACGGCAAGACGTCCCACGGCATGATCTGCTCCAGCGACGAGCTGGGCATGGGCGACGACGGCACCAAGGGCATCATCGTGCTGCCCCCGGAGACCGAGGTCGGCAAGGACGCCATCGAGCTGCTCGAACTGGTCGACGAGGTCCTGGACATCGCCGTCACCGCCAACCGCGGCGACTGCCTGTCCATCCGCGGCGTCGCCCGCGAGACCGCCATCGCCTACGGCCTGCCGCTGCGCGACCCGGCGCTGCTCGACGTGCCCGCGCCGAACGCCTTCGGCTACCCGGTGCAGGTCTCCGACCCGATGGGCTGCGACCGCTTCACCGCCCGCACCGTCATCGGTCTGAGCCCCGAGGCGCGCTCCCCGATCTGGCTCCGGCGGCGGCTCCAGAAGGTCGGCATGCGCCCGATCTCGCTGGCCGTCGACGTCACCAACTACGTGATGATGGAGCTGGGCCAGCCGCTGCACGCCTACGACCGTGGCCTCGTCCAGGGCACGATCGGCGTCCGGCGCGCCGAGGAGGGCGAGAAGATCGTCACCCTCGACGGTGTCGAGCGGAAGCTGCACTCCGAGGACCTGGTCATCACCGACGACCGCGGCCCCATCGGCCTCGCGGGCGTCATGGGCGGCGCCAACACCGAGATCGCCGACCACGAGGACCTGGAGAACGCCACGTCCGACGTGGTCATCGAGGCCGCCCACTTCGACCAGGTCGCCATCGCGCGTACGGCCCGCCGCCACAAGCTGTCCTCCGAGGCGTCCCGTCGCTTCGAGCGCGGCGTCGACCCGGCTGCCGCCGCCGCTGCGGCCCAGCGCACGGTCGACCTGCTGGTGCTGCTCGCGGGCGGCACCGCCGAGGCCGGGGTCACCGAGGTCATCGCGCCCTCCGCGCCGCACACCATCACCGTCCCGGCGAACCACCCCGACAAGGTCGCGGGCGTCGTGTACGGCCGTGAGACCGTCGTCCGCCGCCTCCAGCAGGTCGGCTGCGACGTGTACGGGCAGGACGAGCTGATCGTCACCGTCCCGTCCTGGCGGCCCGACCTGCTGGAGCAGAACGACCTGGCCGAAGAGGTCATCCGGCTCGAGGGCTACGAGAACCTGCCCTCCACGCTGCCCAAGCCGCCGTCCGGCCGTGGTCTGACGCACCGCCAGCGGCTGCACCGCCGCGTCGGCCGCGCGCTGGCGGGTGCCGGGTACGTCGAGGCGCCGAACTACCCGTTCATCGGCGAGCAGGTCTTCGACCAGCTCGGTCTGGACGCCGAGGACCCGGCCCGCCGGGTCGTGAAGCTCACCAACCCGCTCAACGACGAGGAGCCCGCGCTCCGTACGTCGCTGCTGCCGGGCCTGCTCGGCGCGCTGCGGCGCAACGACGGACGGGGCTCGCACGACCTGGCCCTGTTCGAGACCGGTCTGGTCTTCCTCCCGCGCGAGGAGCGGCGGACCGCCGCCCACCTGCCCGTGGACCGGCGTCCCACGGACGAGGAGATCGCCGAGCTCAACTCGGTCCTGCCCGAGCAGCCGCGCCATGTCGCCGTCGTCCTCGCGGGCGCCCGCGAGCAGGCTGGCTGGTGGGGCGCGGGCCGTCCGGCGGGCTGGGCCGACGCGGTGCAGGCCGCGCGGACCGTCGCCGCGGAGACGGGCGCCGAACTGCTCGTGCGGTCCGGGCAGTACGGGCCGTGGCACCCGGGCCGGTGCGCCGAGCTGGCGGTCGTCGTCGACGGCGCCGAGCGGGTCGTCGGCCACGCCGGTGAGCTGCACCCGCGGGTGCTCAAGGCGCTGGGGCTGCCCGCGCGCACCTGCGCGATGGAGCTGGACCTGGACGCGCTGGAGCAGGTCGGCGACGGTGTGCCGCAGGCGCCGAGCATCTCCTCGTTCCCGGTCGCCACGCAGGATGTCGCCCTCGTCGTCGACAAGTTCGTACCGCACGCCGACGTGGAGGCCGCGCTGCGTGAAGGCGCGGGTTCCCTGCTGGAGGCCATCCGGCTGTTCGACGTGTACGAGAACGCGGAGCAGCTGGGTGACGGCAAGAAGTCGCTGGCGTACGCGCTGCGGTTCCGGGCGTCGGACCGCACGCTGACGGTGGACGAGGCTTCGGCGGCTCGGGACGCGGCGGTCGCCCTGGCGGGCGAGCGCACCGGGGCTGTCCTGCGGGGCTAGCACACATCTCACAGTCACCTCACTCAATCGGGTGAGGTTTCTGGGCGAACTGGTCCTTCCGGGCCATGCGGTCGACAGAATCGGACCGGCCTTTCGGGGTCGGTCCGATTCTGCGTTGACTGGGCCTACATGGGGGGCCACCGCATGATCCGTATCAAGGCTGCGGTTCCGCGTCGGCTGCTCGCGCTGGGGCTGCCCACCGCCTGGGGCGCGACGGCGATCACCTACAAGCTCGCCTGCCCGCTCGCCCAGTCGGACGCCCTCGGGGCGCGCGTCGTGACCAGCGCCGTGTTCTTCGCGGTCGGCACCGGCCTGATACTCCATGTCCGCCAGGCGCTGCTGCGTGAGCTGCGGCAGATCCGCCGGGTCGCCGGAGTCGCGCAGCGCGTGCTGCTGCGGCCGCTGCCCCCGCGTATCGACGGACTGAACATCGCCGCCGCCCAGCTCTCCGCCGACCGAGGTGCCTGCGTGGGCGGCGACCTGTACGAGGTCATCGCCACCGAGCACGGTGTACGGGTGGTGATGGGTGACGTCCGAGGGCACGGCATCGCCGCCGTCGGCACGGCCGCGGCCCTGCTCGGCAGCTTCCGCGAGGCGGTCCACGACGAGCCCGACCTGGACCGGGTACTGCGCCGACTGGAGCGCGCCCTGGACCGTCACTTACGCGAGCGTTCCCGCGACGAACACCCCGCGGCGGAGGAGTTCGCGACGGTCCTGTTGCTGGAGATCCGCAAGGACGGCGAAGTGTGGGCCCTCAACTGCGGGCATCCATGGCCGTATCTGGTGAGCGGCACGACGGTCGAGTTGCTGGCTCGCGCGGATCCACTGCCACCGCTCGGCCCGTTCCCGCTCCCGCACGAACTGCCGCCCGTTCACGCGGGTCGAGTGCTGCCGGGCGAGGCGCTCGTGCTGTACACGGACGGTGTCGAGGACGCACGCGACGCGCGTGGCCAATTCTTTTCCCTACGGGCGGCACTTGTGGGCGCGGCCCACGCCCAGCCCAACGCCCCGCAACTGATCCTTCGCACGGTCTTCAGGGCGCTGATGCGCCATGCGGGAGGGACACCGGCCGACGACATCGCGTTGCTGATCCTGCGGAACGATCGAACCCACCCTTTAGGGGCGCGGGGAACTGCGCGACCAGCCACAACGCACCCGCAGCCGACAACGCACCTTTAGCGCAACGGCGTTTGGTCGTGCGGCTCAGCCGACGGCGGCCGTCCGCCCCGCCACGGAGTGTCGGGCAGGCAGCTGGGCGGACGGCGCGGATGCGGGCCGCCGCACTGTACGAGGGGGAGCCGGCGGCCCGGCCGGCCTCTTTGCGAGGCAATTCAGTCAACCGGTTGGAAACTCTCCGCGACAGTGTGCACACAGCCCGGATTCGAGCACTCCGTTCACACCCCGTGTGAAGGCGGAACCACTACTCTGACGGCACCGAGCGATCCGGGGGGCATATATGCAGCCCAACACTCTGCTCGACGCGATCCTGGACGAGGCCGGGATCTCGCACGCGGGGCTGGCGGCACACGTGAACCAGGCGGGCCGTGCGCGCGGCCTCGCGCTCAGATACGAACACACCGCCGTGGCACGGTGGTTGAAGGGGCAGCGGCCGCGCGGCCAGGTCCCGGACCTGATCTGCGAGGTACTGGCGGGCCGACTCCAACGGCCCGTCACCCTCGACGACATCGGACTCGGCGTACCCGGCGAGCCCTCCGCCCCGCACGGCACCTCGCTGTCCGGCTTCGTCGAGCGGGCCACCGCGCTGTGGCGCTCCGACGAACAGCAGCGCCCGCACATACTGGGCGCCCCCGCGGTCACCGGCACCCCCGCCGTGATGCCGGTGTGGGAGTGGGAGAACCCGCCCGAGGACGTGGACGTCTCGCGGGGTGGCCGGCACCGCGTCACCCCGGCCGACATCCAGATGCTGCGGGCCGCCCGCACCCACTACGAGCAGATGTACCGCAAGGCCGGCGGCATCGCGACCCGCACCCGGATCGTCGGCTTCCTCAACGCCGAGGCCGCCCCGCTGCTGCGCGGCAGCTACACCGACGCCACCGGCCGCCAACTCCACCGTGCCACCGGCGGATTGGTCGCCGTCGCGGGGATCTGCGCCTATGACTCCGACGCGCACGGACTGGCCCAGCGCTACTTCCACCAGGCGCTGCGGCTGGCGAAGGCCAGCGGCGACCGGGGGCTCGGCGCCTATGTGATCGCCCTGTTGGTCAACCAGGCGCTGTTCATGCGGGAGTTCCGGCAGGCCGTCGCCTTCGCGGAGGCCGCCCTGCGCGCCGCGGGCAAGCACATCACCCCCGCGCTCGCCTCCGATCTGTACGCGATGCAGGCCAAGGCGTACGCCCACCTCGGCGACGGCACGAGCGCCCTGTCCTGCATCCGGCGTGCCGAGCAGGCCGCCGAACGCATCCGGCGCGGATACGAACCCGATGAAACGGGCTATGTCCAGCCGGGCCTGGTCAATGTCCAGGTGGCGGAGGCGCTGTTGAGCCTCGGCGAGCTGGCGGCGGCCGGGGAGCATGCCGCGGCGGCCGTCGACAATCCCGCCCATGACCGGGGCCGGGTGCACCGGCTCGCCATGCTCAGCACGATCGAACTGCGTCAGGGCCACGCGGACAAGGCGGTGGCCACGGCCGTGCAGATGGCCGAACAGGCCAGAGGAATGGAGTCGCAGCGCCTGCGCGACAGACTCCGGGCGGTGCGCGAATACCTGGTGCGCAGCGGCTGTGCCGGTACCTCCGAAGCCGCCGAACTCATCGACGGCGCACTGCGCGTACCGCTTTAGGCCGGTGCAAGCCCGGTACTCGAACACCGACAGCTCATAGTCCCTGCTGCGATATTGCCACTTACTCGACGGAAGGTGGCAGAACCATGCAGTGGACGAAACAGAACGAGCAAACTGTGTATGAAAACCGCTGGTTCACCGTCAACTTGGCAGACGTGGAGCTGCCCGACGGCCGGCACCTGGACCACTTCCTGATCCGGCTCCGCCCGGTCGCCGTCGCCACAGT from Streptomyces davaonensis JCM 4913 encodes the following:
- the rpmI gene encoding 50S ribosomal protein L35; the protein is MPKNKSHSGASKRFKVTGSGKVLRERAGKRHLLEHKSSRVTRRLTGNAEMAPGDAKKIKKLLGK
- the rplT gene encoding 50S ribosomal protein L20; translated protein: MARVKRAVNAHKKRRAILEQASGYRGQRSRLYRKAKEQVTHSLVYNYNDRKKRKGDFRQLWIQRINAAARANGITYNRFIQGLKAANVEVDRKILAELAVNDATAFAALVEVAQKALPADVNAPKAA
- a CDS encoding TrmH family RNA methyltransferase; the encoded protein is MPSASPELISPRSPRVAAARRLAKRNFRGKERLFLAEGPQAVREAAGFEDTLVELFATVEAAERYADIIAEARAVGARVHLASEQVIADISTTVTPQGLVGVCRFLDTSFEEILAARPRLVAVLAHVRDPGNAGTVLRCADAAGAEAVVLTDASVDLYNPKAVRASVGSLFHLPVAVGVPVERAVAGLKDAGVRILAADGAGEDDLDDELDKGTMGGPTAWVFGNEAWGLPEETRALADAVVRVPIHGKAESLNLATAAAVCLYASARAQRASGGCRSVTES
- a CDS encoding sensor histidine kinase, which gives rise to MSVGTSSAPGARDVRRPPAPRSGELAELGLDPDDLPDGLVVADEQGRVVCFNAAAERITAVSAAEALGQRLEEALPLEDLEGRRWWQLTDPYGGLAIRVRQPERNLLLPGGREVLVSVRYVRAEPTGPVRRVVVSLRDTEARRRTERSHAELIATVAHELRSPLTSVKGFTATLLAKWERFTDDQKRLMLETVDADADRVTRLIAELLDISRIDSGRLEVRRQPVDIGAAVGRHIQAYVAAGQPADRFLLRLEQPLPDLWADPDKVDQVLSNLLENAVRHGEGTVTIDVTPTASPREGEDTGTSVTVSDEGSGIPEESMNRVFTRFWRGSKRGGTGLGLYIVKGIVEAHGGTITVGRAVSGGAEFRFTLPVAAPAYLA
- the pheS gene encoding phenylalanine--tRNA ligase subunit alpha — protein: MSAPNKSYDPVEVEALKPEEIERMRDEALAAFAAADSLDALQEAKVAHTGGTSPLALANREIGALPPHAKAAAGKLVGQARGAVNKALAGRQSELEAERDARVLVEEAVDVTLPHDRVPAGARHPLTTLSERIEDIFVAMGYEVAEGPQVEAEWFNFDALNIGPDHPARGEADTFFVEGPKGGTESGVVLRTHTSPVQIRSLLDRELPVYVICPGRVYRTDELDATHTPVFHQVELLAVDEGLTMSDLKGTLDHMVQSLFGEGMKTRLRPNFFPFTEPSAEMDMLCYVCKGESVGNPDRPCRTCSSEGWIELGGCGMVNPRVLTACGVDPEKYSGFAFGFGIERMLMFRHNVEDMRDMVEGDIRFTRPFGMEI
- the pheT gene encoding phenylalanine--tRNA ligase subunit beta, whose product is MRIPLSWLREYVDLPATETGRDVQAKLISAGLEVETVEQLGDGLKGPLVVGQVLTIEELTEFKKPIRFCTVDVGQANGTGEPQEIVCGARNFQVGDKVVVVLPGAVLPGGFAISARKTYGKTSHGMICSSDELGMGDDGTKGIIVLPPETEVGKDAIELLELVDEVLDIAVTANRGDCLSIRGVARETAIAYGLPLRDPALLDVPAPNAFGYPVQVSDPMGCDRFTARTVIGLSPEARSPIWLRRRLQKVGMRPISLAVDVTNYVMMELGQPLHAYDRGLVQGTIGVRRAEEGEKIVTLDGVERKLHSEDLVITDDRGPIGLAGVMGGANTEIADHEDLENATSDVVIEAAHFDQVAIARTARRHKLSSEASRRFERGVDPAAAAAAAQRTVDLLVLLAGGTAEAGVTEVIAPSAPHTITVPANHPDKVAGVVYGRETVVRRLQQVGCDVYGQDELIVTVPSWRPDLLEQNDLAEEVIRLEGYENLPSTLPKPPSGRGLTHRQRLHRRVGRALAGAGYVEAPNYPFIGEQVFDQLGLDAEDPARRVVKLTNPLNDEEPALRTSLLPGLLGALRRNDGRGSHDLALFETGLVFLPREERRTAAHLPVDRRPTDEEIAELNSVLPEQPRHVAVVLAGAREQAGWWGAGRPAGWADAVQAARTVAAETGAELLVRSGQYGPWHPGRCAELAVVVDGAERVVGHAGELHPRVLKALGLPARTCAMELDLDALEQVGDGVPQAPSISSFPVATQDVALVVDKFVPHADVEAALREGAGSLLEAIRLFDVYENAEQLGDGKKSLAYALRFRASDRTLTVDEASAARDAAVALAGERTGAVLRG
- a CDS encoding PP2C family protein-serine/threonine phosphatase — protein: MIRIKAAVPRRLLALGLPTAWGATAITYKLACPLAQSDALGARVVTSAVFFAVGTGLILHVRQALLRELRQIRRVAGVAQRVLLRPLPPRIDGLNIAAAQLSADRGACVGGDLYEVIATEHGVRVVMGDVRGHGIAAVGTAAALLGSFREAVHDEPDLDRVLRRLERALDRHLRERSRDEHPAAEEFATVLLLEIRKDGEVWALNCGHPWPYLVSGTTVELLARADPLPPLGPFPLPHELPPVHAGRVLPGEALVLYTDGVEDARDARGQFFSLRAALVGAAHAQPNAPQLILRTVFRALMRHAGGTPADDIALLILRNDRTHPLGARGTARPATTHPQPTTHL